CGCCAATTTTGGCGACGGCAGCGTGTATATGGAGCGTTTCCTCCACCGGCCCCGCCACATCGAATTTCAGATACTGGGCGATCAATACGGGCAGATTGTGCACCTGTTTGAGCGCGAGTGCTCGATCCAGCGCCGCCACCAGAAGTTGATTGAGGAGTCGCCGAGCCCTCTGCTCACCGCCGGCCTGCGCGCGGAGATGGGGGCGGCGGCGGTGCGGCTGGCCCAGGCGGCCGGCTACTGCAATGCGGGCACCGTTGAGTTTCTGGTGGACGAGAACCGGGCGTTTTATTTCATGGAGATGAATCCGCGCATCCAGGTGGAGCATCCGGTGACGGAGTGTGTGACAGGCTTCGATCTTGTGGCCGAGCAGATCCGGATCGCCGCCGGGCAGCCGCTTGGCCTCTCGCAGGCGGACCTGCGGCAGTGGGGGCACGCCATCGAATGCCGTGTGAACGCGGAGGATCCCATGCGCGACTTCCTGCCTGGTCCGGGTCCCATCCGGACGCTCAACCTGCCGGGCGGGCCGGGGGTGCGGGTGGATGCCGCCATCTACCAGGACTATGTGGTGCCGCCCTACTACGACTCCCTGCTGGCCAAATTGATCACCCACGGACATGACAGGCGTCAGGCGCTGGCGCGCGCCCGGCGCGCCATGGCCGAGTTCCACGTGGAGGGCGTGCCCACCACGACCGACTTCCAATTGCAGATCCTGCGCGAGCCGGACTTTGCCGCCGGGAATTTTTCGATCGACTATCTTGAGACGCACACATTTCCGCCCGTTGGGTGATCCTTGGCGGCGGAGCGCCGGGGTGAAGCGGATACTTGTCCGTCGGCGCCGGGTCTTGGCGCCGCGGACACACGAAGGGGAAGGAGAGGGCGCATGCTGAAAGATCTCTTCAAAAAGGCGCGGTATGTCTCGGTGCCGCTCGCACAGCGTGTCCGTCAGGAGGCGGAAGTGGACCTGCCAGACGATCTGTACCGC
This sequence is a window from Oscillospiraceae bacterium. Protein-coding genes within it:
- the accC gene encoding acetyl-CoA carboxylase biotin carboxylase subunit, with the translated sequence MFKRILIANRGEIAVRIIRTCRDLGIISVAVFSEADRDSMHAQIADEAVCIGPAALGESYLNVDRILAAALAIGADAVHPGYGFLSENAHFAECVAACGLTFIGPPPEAIRLLGDKARAIRTARDAGVPVVPGSEGVVRDTTQAAAVARKVGYPLLIKAVSGGGGRGIRLVEDPAALPTAYIAACAEAHANFGDGSVYMERFLHRPRHIEFQILGDQYGQIVHLFERECSIQRRHQKLIEESPSPLLTAGLRAEMGAAAVRLAQAAGYCNAGTVEFLVDENRAFYFMEMNPRIQVEHPVTECVTGFDLVAEQIRIAAGQPLGLSQADLRQWGHAIECRVNAEDPMRDFLPGPGPIRTLNLPGGPGVRVDAAIYQDYVVPPYYDSLLAKLITHGHDRRQALARARRAMAEFHVEGVPTTTDFQLQILREPDFAAGNFSIDYLETHTFPPVG